The Mus caroli chromosome 1, CAROLI_EIJ_v1.1, whole genome shotgun sequence genome has a window encoding:
- the LOC110305202 gene encoding 40S ribosomal protein S2-like, whose amino-acid sequence MMPVQWEGPKDPGTRGGHRARKAEDKEWIPVTKLGRLVKDMKIKSLEEINLFSLPIKESEITDVFLGASLKDEVLKIMQVQKQSRAGQQTRFKAFVAIGGYDSHVGLGVKCSKEVATSIQGAIIFYHPCAESLPGNKIGKPHTVPCKVTGCCGSVLVHLIPVPRGPGIASAPVPKKLLMMAGIDDCYTSARDCTATLGNFAKVTFDTISKTYSYLTPDLWKETVFTKSPYQEFTDHLVETHSRVSVQRTQAPAVATT is encoded by the exons ATGATGCCAGTGCAGTGGGAGGGCCCGAAGGACCCGGGGACCC GTGGAGGCCACAGGGCTCGTAAAGCTGAAGACAAGGAGTGGATCCCTGTCACCAAGCTGGGCCGCCTGGttaaggacatgaagatcaagtcctTAGAGGAGATCAacctgttctccctgcccattAAGGAGTCTGAGATCACTGACGTTTTCTTGGGTGCATCCCTAAAGGATGAGGTTTTGAAAATCATGCAAGTGCAGAAGCAGTCTCGGGCTGGCCAGCAGACCAGGTTCAAGGCATTCGTTGCTATTGGGGGCTACGATAGTCATGTTGGTCTTGGCGTTAAGTGCTCCAAGGAGGTTGCCACTTCCATCCAAGGGGCTATCATTTTCTATCATCCCTGTGCGGAGAGTCTACCGGGGAACAAGATTGGCAAGCCCCACACTGTTCCATGTAAGGTAACAGGTTGTTGTGGCTCTGTGCTGGTGCATCTCATCCCTGTCCCTAGAGGCCCTGGCATTGCTtctgctcctgtgcccaagaagcTATTGATGATGGCTGGTATAGATGACTGCTACACTTCAGCCAGAGATTGTACTGCCACCCTGGGCAACTTTGCCAAGGTCACCTTTGATACCATCTCCAAGACCTACAGTTacctgacccctgacctctggaAAGAAACTGTcttcaccaagtctccttatcaggaattCACTGATCATCTTGTGGAAACCCACAGTagagtctctgttcagaggacccaggctccagctgtggcAACCACCTAA